The genomic stretch GCGGTATCCCTGCGCCACGCCCGCCCCGCCACCCAGCGCCAGGGCGCCGCCCCCGCCCAGCAGGGACCGCAGGACCGCGCGCCTCGTGATCATGAAGCGCACCCTACACCGACGCCCCCGGCGCGGGTCGTCCGCCGGAAGGTGCAGGCGCTAGACTGCCCCGCATGAACGTGCCGCCTGAACTGCTGGTCATCGACGTGCTGGACGAGGACGCGGGCCTCGCTGACGTGGAGGACAGCCGGGGCCGCACCTACCAGCTGCCCGCCGAATGGCTCCCCGGGGCCACCGACGGCGCCGGGTACCGCGTGACCCTTGAAGGCGGCCACGTGACCTTCACGCCCGACGCGGACGCCGCGCGGCAGCTGCGTGAACGCAGTAAGCAGACCCTGCTGGACTTCAGTGACGAGCATGACGACAGCCCCGCCGGGGGTCGCGCTTGACCCGCCAGGTGCTGATCATCCCGGACCTGCACGGCCGGCCGGACCTGCTGCGCGCCGCGCTGCACCAGTACCCGGACGCCCACTACCTGTGCCTGGGCGACGCGATCGACCGCGGGCCGCGCTCCATGCCGGTCGTGGAGACCCTGATGGACCTGCACCGCGCCGGGCGCGCCACGCTGCTGATGGGCAACCACGAGCGCATGATGCAGGAGGGCGTGAAGTACTACCGCCAGTACCTCGGCACGCACGACCTCGGCGACTACCGCCGCGCCATGGAGGGCTTCCAGTGGTGGATGCGCGCCGGGGGCGAGACGGTCCGCGCCGAGCTGGGCAGCCTGACCCTGGAGAAATTCCCCCCGCTGCTCGAGGAGTACCTGGGCGTCCTGCGCCGCGTCGTGTACGTCACGGCCGACGGCGAGCTCCACGACCACCCGCCGGCGCACCCAAGCGTGCTCGTGTCGCACGCCGCGCCGCCCGTCAAGCACCCGCAGCACCCGAACCCGCTGTC from Deinococcus soli (ex Cha et al. 2016) encodes the following:
- a CDS encoding metallophosphoesterase; amino-acid sequence: MTRQVLIIPDLHGRPDLLRAALHQYPDAHYLCLGDAIDRGPRSMPVVETLMDLHRAGRATLLMGNHERMMQEGVKYYRQYLGTHDLGDYRRAMEGFQWWMRAGGETVRAELGSLTLEKFPPLLEEYLGVLRRVVYVTADGELHDHPPAHPSVLVSHAAPPVKHPQHPNPLSAALWLRPFEGPFPLPEGVTYSVHGHTPVPIPCRLGRHLYLDLGAYDTGRLAIAEVNVHGLPTVTVLCGRGDPTRGRKYARFGEPVPVRPVDLPGAPPR